Proteins encoded in a region of the Rutidosis leptorrhynchoides isolate AG116_Rl617_1_P2 chromosome 9, CSIRO_AGI_Rlap_v1, whole genome shotgun sequence genome:
- the LOC139867920 gene encoding uncharacterized protein, translating into MQPPSKHSWINLADLKDRLTKKIGPERSNQYFDHLKSFLSLKLNKPDFDKLCLRTLGRDNIYLHNQLIRSILNNACTRNVIGDNHKVYHANGSVLVTPKKCVKKVSGRTSLHPPLGIQKWPVSGSRKVSTLGSNSKCVTNGLIETIRLKERMDQLAATQGLQGVSKDCARLLNNGLDSYMKNLIRSVVKYSGPGPGSGSGSGSGSGSGNEPIKNGSINHQNHFRPLNGYRYQIQSRMQERECKRVISLRDLTVAVELNPRQLGDDWPMLLEMIYTHGFEE; encoded by the coding sequence ATGCAACCGCCATCGAAACATTCATGGATCAATCTTGCAGACCTGAAAGACCGATTAACCAAGAAAATCGGACCCGAAAGATCTAATCAGTATTTTGATCACTTGAAAAGCTTTTTGAGCTTAAAGTTGAATAAACCCGACTTTGATAAGCTTTGTTTACGGACTTTGGGCAGAGATAATATATATTTGCACAATCAGTTAATTCGATCTATATTAAACAACGCCTGTACTAGAAATGTTATAGGTGACAATCATAAGGTTTACCATGCAAATGGATCGGTTCTAGTTACACCTAAAAAATGTGTGAAGAAAGTGTCTGGTAGGACTTCATTACATCCGCCACTCGGGATTCAAAAATGGCCAGTAAGTGGGTCCCGGAAAGTTTCAACTTTAGGAAGTAATAGTAAGTGTGTAACTAACGGATTAATAGAAACTATAAGATTAAAGGAACGTATGGATCAGCTTGCTGCAACGCAAGGTCTGCAAGGGGTTTCAAAGGATTGTGCCCGTCTGCTAAACAATGGTTTGGATTCTTATATGAAGAATTTGATACGGTCTGTTGTTAAATATAGTGGGCCAGGGCCAGGGTCAGGGTCAGGGTCAGGGTCAGGGTCAGGGTCAGGGAACGAACCGATAAAGAATGGTTCTATCAACCACCAAAATCATTTCAGGCCACTAAACGGTTACCGGTATCAAATACAAAGTAGAATGCAAGAACGTGAGTGTAAACGTGTTATTTCTTTGAGAGATTTAACTGTTGCAGTTGAACTTAACCCCCGACAGCTTGGGGATGATTGGCCTATGTTGCTGGAGATGATTTATACACACGGTTTTGAGGAATAA